One part of the Treponema sp. OMZ 787 genome encodes these proteins:
- a CDS encoding MATE family efflux transporter, with the protein MFTNLRHKYFGPFSFYKAAVKLAVPVMVQLFIQSLVSLIDNFMVADLGDLKMSGVNVANQIIFVYITGLNILCSAGGMFMSQYNGTKDEEGMQQAYRFKQISGLIFALALLAVCLTVPDLVLGLLVSGNAAKKEIVEQAVIYSDVILLSFIPTAFSIGIASSFRETGNVKVPMYISLVSTLINTLGNYMLIYGNLGAPRLEVAGAAYATVIARSAELIIFVLYAKKIKPLFYVKIKEMLKIKLHLFHEIFKKSALIFFADMSWVMSEIVATAVYNSRGGPEVVAGMSAGWTIANLFFLIFPAIGTSVGVIIGGTLGRNNLEEAREQARWIKSGAIAIGLVTAVLELFSIMLVPIVFRSLSPASHEVTRLLIIFIALYMPVWTLQNTQYAIARSGGDAVMGVWVDTTVNLFLFMPCMLLLYYLTDWSSPVMYAIAKITSIMKAVFAETQLKKERWVKNLTRIEK; encoded by the coding sequence TTTCGGCCCCTTTTCTTTTTATAAAGCGGCAGTAAAATTAGCTGTACCTGTAATGGTACAGCTTTTTATTCAATCTCTGGTTTCTCTTATAGATAATTTTATGGTGGCAGACCTTGGCGACCTAAAGATGAGCGGGGTAAATGTTGCCAATCAAATTATCTTCGTATATATAACCGGCCTCAATATTCTTTGCAGTGCAGGCGGAATGTTTATGTCGCAGTACAACGGCACAAAGGATGAAGAAGGAATGCAGCAAGCCTACCGCTTTAAGCAGATATCGGGCCTTATCTTCGCTCTTGCTCTTCTTGCCGTATGTCTTACAGTTCCCGACCTTGTGTTAGGTCTTTTGGTAAGCGGCAATGCTGCAAAAAAAGAAATAGTCGAACAGGCCGTAATTTACAGCGATGTCATCCTCTTATCCTTTATTCCTACAGCCTTTTCGATAGGAATAGCATCTTCTTTCCGCGAGACGGGGAATGTAAAGGTGCCCATGTATATATCCCTTGTTTCGACCCTTATAAACACCCTCGGAAACTATATGCTCATATACGGAAATCTTGGAGCACCCAGGCTTGAGGTTGCAGGTGCTGCCTATGCGACGGTTATCGCCCGCTCGGCCGAACTTATAATCTTTGTGCTTTATGCCAAAAAAATTAAGCCTCTTTTCTATGTAAAGATAAAGGAGATGCTTAAAATAAAGCTTCATCTTTTCCATGAGATTTTTAAAAAGTCGGCCCTCATCTTTTTTGCCGATATGTCTTGGGTTATGAGCGAGATAGTAGCCACTGCCGTTTATAACAGCCGAGGAGGCCCTGAGGTTGTAGCCGGTATGTCTGCGGGCTGGACGATCGCCAACCTCTTCTTTTTGATTTTTCCCGCTATAGGCACTTCGGTGGGCGTTATAATAGGCGGTACCCTCGGACGGAATAATTTGGAAGAGGCAAGAGAGCAGGCGCGCTGGATTAAAAGCGGAGCTATCGCAATCGGGCTTGTAACAGCCGTTTTGGAGCTTTTTTCGATTATGCTGGTTCCGATTGTGTTTAGAAGTTTAAGCCCTGCATCCCATGAGGTTACAAGACTTCTTATAATCTTTATCGCTCTTTATATGCCTGTGTGGACTCTTCAAAACACCCAATATGCAATAGCCCGATCCGGAGGGGATGCCGTCATGGGCGTCTGGGTAGATACTACGGTAAATTTATTTTTATTTATGCCCTGTATGCTTTTATTGTATTATCTTACGGATTGGTCTTCGCCCGTGATGTATGCAATTGCAAAAATCACCAGCATAATGAAGGCCGTCTTTGCCGAAACCCAGCTGAAAAAAGAACGCTGGGTGAAAAATTTGACTCGGATAGAAAAATAA
- the rpsU gene encoding 30S ribosomal protein S21, translating into MAYVTIDDSEHLEKALKRFKRQVEKEGIIREWKKKEFYEKPSTVLNRKNKALRRKLMKKTRRSRDSKSY; encoded by the coding sequence ATGGCATATGTAACAATTGACGATTCAGAGCATCTTGAAAAAGCTCTCAAAAGATTTAAGCGTCAAGTCGAAAAAGAAGGTATTATCCGAGAATGGAAAAAGAAGGAATTCTACGAAAAACCTTCCACTGTTTTAAACAGAAAGAATAAGGCCCTCCGCCGAAAACTTATGAAAAAAACAAGACGCTCACGCGATTCAAAGAGCTATTAA
- a CDS encoding ISAs1 family transposase, with the protein MKTLKEYFNELNDNRQSGKVKHLISEILVIALCAVCSGVQTVFEIGEFAEVKKDWLKNEVGLLLENGVPSHDTIGRVLAMINPKQFQSLFISWIEQSLNIPAGSYIHIDGKTLRGSASEQSRGIHLVSAFAHEAGVVLGQIKCAEKSNEITAIPELLNLLKLKSSIITIDAMGCQKEIAKEITKKKCDYVLALKENQPAAYNDVKDYFSIEDKDFQNTLLRFETLDIGHGREEKREYFLSTNINWFADKNKWANLKSFGMVKSTVRCKGKQYSEKRYFISSIEDINEFVTAVRTHWTIENTLHWSLDVIFRDDECQIREKNTAENIAILRRICFNRMKMYQNGKTLKRKKMLCTFDDSFRFNVLFS; encoded by the coding sequence ATGAAAACATTAAAAGAATATTTTAACGAACTTAATGATAATCGTCAGTCGGGCAAAGTAAAGCATCTAATCAGCGAAATATTGGTAATAGCACTGTGTGCTGTTTGTAGCGGAGTTCAAACTGTATTTGAAATAGGGGAATTTGCCGAAGTAAAAAAGGATTGGCTAAAAAATGAGGTAGGACTCTTGTTAGAAAATGGCGTTCCTTCGCACGACACCATAGGAAGAGTCCTTGCGATGATTAATCCAAAACAATTTCAAAGCCTTTTTATCTCGTGGATTGAACAATCCCTTAATATTCCAGCAGGTTCATACATTCACATTGATGGAAAAACATTACGTGGAAGTGCAAGTGAACAAAGTAGAGGTATTCATTTGGTAAGTGCATTCGCTCACGAAGCGGGAGTTGTACTAGGACAAATAAAATGTGCTGAAAAATCGAATGAAATCACAGCAATTCCTGAACTCCTTAACCTTTTAAAACTAAAAAGCTCGATAATTACTATAGATGCCATGGGTTGTCAAAAAGAAATAGCAAAAGAAATCACAAAGAAAAAATGTGATTATGTATTGGCTCTAAAAGAAAATCAACCGGCAGCGTATAATGATGTAAAAGATTATTTTTCTATAGAAGATAAAGACTTTCAAAACACACTTTTAAGATTTGAAACCTTGGATATAGGGCATGGCAGAGAAGAAAAAAGAGAATACTTTCTTTCAACTAATATAAACTGGTTTGCAGATAAGAATAAATGGGCAAATTTAAAGAGTTTTGGAATGGTCAAAAGCACTGTAAGGTGCAAAGGTAAACAATACAGTGAAAAGCGTTACTTTATTAGCAGTATAGAGGATATAAATGAGTTTGTAACAGCTGTAAGAACACATTGGACAATAGAAAACACCTTACACTGGTCGCTGGATGTAATATTTAGAGACGATGAATGTCAAATTCGAGAAAAAAATACTGCTGAAAACATAGCAATTTTAAGGAGGATTTGCTTTAATCGAATGAAAATGTATCAAAACGGTAAAACTCTGAAAAGGAAGAAAATGCTTTGTACATTTGATGATTCATTTAGGTTCAACGTTTTATTTAGCTGA
- a CDS encoding DMT family transporter, translating to MPVFHRLVFFFVFVYNESLAYNTPFQKGKLVPELFEAFCICRFTDDAKEFILTNTKINVLSRLALLIVAIVWGSSLVVVSETTDFFKPNFLLGLRFSIACFLLCLVFYKKLKLIDSDYLIKGGIVGFFLFIAYSSQTFGVTTAGGLPGRSAFLSASYCVIVPFLGWIVNKVRPDRYNASAAVLCILGIAFVSFKDLVLSSSVGITLGDFYALLSGLLFASHIVSITRLSKNKDPILMTIIQFGAAAILSWLVTILFEDNSSIVWSYSSIGSVLYLSAICTGLALLLQNIGQKHTDASSAAIILGLESIFGIIFSVIFKGESLDIYSVLGFILIFIAIIISETKLSFLKKAKIEVEIARLTHEKK from the coding sequence TTGCCGGTTTTCCATCGGCTTGTCTTTTTTTTTGTTTTCGTATATAATGAAAGTCTAGCATATAATACACCTTTTCAAAAAGGAAAGCTCGTTCCGGAACTTTTTGAGGCATTTTGCATTTGCCGTTTTACTGACGATGCAAAGGAATTTATTTTGACTAATACCAAGATTAATGTTTTATCGCGTTTAGCCCTTTTGATTGTTGCAATAGTATGGGGAAGCTCCCTTGTTGTTGTAAGCGAAACTACCGATTTTTTTAAGCCCAATTTTTTGTTGGGTTTAAGGTTTTCTATTGCCTGCTTTTTGCTTTGTCTTGTTTTTTACAAAAAATTAAAACTTATCGACAGTGACTATCTTATAAAAGGAGGAATTGTCGGTTTCTTCCTTTTTATAGCTTATTCAAGCCAAACATTCGGAGTTACAACCGCAGGCGGTCTTCCGGGTAGAAGTGCCTTTCTTTCTGCTTCATACTGCGTAATCGTTCCGTTTTTGGGCTGGATTGTAAACAAGGTCAGGCCGGACAGGTACAATGCTTCTGCAGCTGTTTTGTGTATCTTGGGAATAGCTTTTGTTTCTTTTAAGGACTTGGTTCTTTCTTCTTCTGTAGGAATTACCCTCGGCGACTTTTATGCTCTTTTAAGCGGTCTTCTTTTTGCAAGTCACATTGTCAGTATTACACGCTTGAGTAAAAATAAGGATCCGATTTTGATGACCATTATACAATTCGGAGCGGCAGCAATCCTTTCATGGCTTGTTACCATTCTTTTTGAAGATAACAGCTCTATAGTGTGGTCTTATTCGTCGATAGGCTCGGTGCTCTATCTTTCAGCCATTTGTACAGGGCTTGCCCTTCTTTTGCAAAACATAGGACAGAAGCATACGGATGCTTCAAGTGCCGCCATTATTTTAGGGCTTGAATCCATCTTCGGCATAATTTTTTCGGTTATATTTAAGGGAGAGAGTCTGGATATTTATTCCGTTTTAGGATTTATTTTGATATTTATAGCAATAATAATTTCGGAAACAAAGCTTTCATTTTTAAAAAAGGCTAAAATTGAAGTAGAGATTGCACGGCTTACGCATGAAAAAAAATAG
- a CDS encoding ISAs1 family transposase has translation MKTLKEYFNELNDNRQSGKVKHLISEILVIALCAVCSGVQTIFEIGEFAEVKKDWLKNEVGLLLENGVPSHDTIGRVLAMINPKQFQNLFISWIEQSLNIPAGSYIHIDGKTLRGSASEQSRGIHLVSAFAHEAGVVLGQIKCAEKSNEITAIPELLNLLKLKSSIITIDAMGCQKEIAKEITKKKCDYVLALKENQPAAYNDVKDYFSIEDKDFQNTLLRFETLDIGHGREEKREYFLSTNINWFADKNKWANLKSFGMVKSTVRCKGKQYSEKRYFISSIEDINEFVTAVRTHWTIENTLHWSLDVIFRDDECQIREKNTAENIAILRRICFNRMKMYQNGKTLKRKKMLCTFDDSFRFNVLFS, from the coding sequence ATGAAAACATTAAAAGAATATTTTAACGAACTTAATGATAATCGTCAGTCTGGCAAAGTAAAGCATCTAATCAGCGAAATATTGGTAATAGCACTGTGTGCTGTTTGTAGCGGAGTTCAAACTATATTTGAAATAGGGGAATTTGCCGAAGTAAAAAAGGATTGGCTAAAAAATGAGGTAGGACTATTGTTAGAAAATGGAGTTCCTTCGCACGACACCATAGGAAGAGTCCTTGCGATGATTAATCCCAAACAATTTCAAAACCTTTTTATCTCGTGGATTGAACAATCCCTTAATATTCCAGCAGGTTCATACATTCACATTGATGGAAAAACATTACGTGGAAGTGCAAGTGAACAAAGTAGAGGTATTCATTTGGTAAGTGCATTTGCTCACGAAGCGGGAGTTGTACTAGGACAAATAAAATGTGCTGAAAAATCGAATGAAATCACAGCAATTCCTGAACTCCTTAACCTTTTAAAACTAAAAAGCTCGATAATTACTATAGATGCCATGGGTTGTCAAAAAGAAATAGCAAAAGAAATCACAAAGAAAAAATGTGATTATGTATTGGCTCTAAAAGAAAATCAGCCGGCAGCGTATAATGATGTAAAAGATTATTTTTCTATAGAAGATAAAGACTTTCAAAACACACTTTTAAGATTTGAAACCTTGGATATAGGGCATGGCAGAGAAGAAAAAAGAGAATACTTTCTTTCAACTAATATAAACTGGTTTGCAGATAAGAATAAATGGGCAAATTTAAAGAGTTTTGGAATGGTCAAAAGCACTGTAAGGTGCAAAGGCAAACAATACAGTGAAAAGCGTTACTTTATTAGCAGTATAGAGGATATAAATGAGTTTGTAACAGCTGTAAGAACACATTGGACAATAGAAAACACCTTACACTGGTCGCTGGATGTAATATTTAGAGACGATGAATGTCAAATCAGGGAAAAAAATACTGCTGAAAACATAGCAATTTTAAGGAGGATTTGCTTTAATCGAATGAAAATGTATCAAAACGGTAAAACTCTGAAAAGGAAGAAAATGCTTTGTACTTTTGATGACTCCTTTAGGTTTAATGTTTTATTTAGCTAA
- the metK gene encoding methionine adenosyltransferase, with amino-acid sequence MKNNISYFTSESVSEGHPDKLCDQISDAVLDACLKDDPESHVACETYASTALVLVGGEITTNTYVDIQEIARTIAEEIGYTNTDFGLDCHSMAVMNMIHSQSPDISQGVDGTGLDEYKGQQGAGDQGMMFGFACKETPELMPAPIMFSHSVLKYAAKLRKEKVIPWLRPDSKTQITVKYEGFKPIKIDTVVLSHQHYPDVQYDELKHTLINQVIKPVLEPTGLLADDTKYFINPTGRFVIGGPFGDTGLTGRKIIVDTYGGMGRHGGGAFSGKDPSKVDRSAAYMARYIAKNVVAADLARRCEVQLAYAIGVPFPVAVRVDTFGTGEVPEEKIEKAIKEVFDMTPAGIIKTLDLKRPIYKETAAYGHFGRPEFSWEKTDKAEALKKAIK; translated from the coding sequence ATGAAAAACAATATTAGTTATTTTACATCAGAGTCGGTAAGCGAGGGGCATCCCGACAAGCTCTGCGATCAAATTTCGGATGCGGTTTTAGATGCTTGTTTAAAAGACGACCCTGAAAGTCATGTGGCCTGTGAAACCTATGCCTCTACTGCATTAGTGCTTGTAGGCGGAGAAATAACTACCAATACCTATGTAGATATTCAAGAGATTGCACGCACAATAGCTGAAGAAATCGGCTATACCAATACGGATTTCGGTTTGGACTGCCATTCTATGGCCGTTATGAATATGATTCACTCACAATCTCCCGACATTTCTCAGGGTGTAGACGGCACCGGCCTTGATGAATACAAGGGCCAGCAGGGTGCCGGCGATCAGGGTATGATGTTCGGCTTTGCCTGTAAGGAAACCCCTGAGCTTATGCCTGCTCCAATTATGTTTTCTCACTCGGTATTGAAATATGCTGCAAAGCTCAGAAAGGAAAAGGTTATTCCTTGGCTCAGACCCGATTCAAAGACTCAAATTACGGTAAAATATGAGGGTTTTAAGCCTATCAAGATAGATACTGTTGTGCTTTCTCATCAGCACTATCCGGATGTTCAATATGACGAATTAAAACATACTCTGATAAATCAGGTTATTAAGCCTGTTTTGGAGCCGACCGGTCTTTTGGCCGATGATACCAAGTACTTTATAAATCCTACAGGCCGCTTTGTTATAGGAGGGCCCTTCGGCGACACAGGCCTTACCGGACGAAAGATAATCGTAGACACCTACGGCGGAATGGGCAGGCATGGAGGAGGAGCTTTCTCAGGTAAGGATCCGTCAAAGGTTGACCGCTCGGCTGCCTACATGGCCAGATACATTGCAAAAAATGTGGTAGCTGCCGATCTTGCACGCCGCTGCGAAGTTCAGTTAGCTTATGCAATAGGTGTTCCCTTCCCGGTTGCCGTCAGAGTAGATACCTTCGGTACGGGCGAGGTTCCTGAAGAAAAAATAGAGAAGGCAATCAAAGAAGTTTTTGATATGACTCCGGCAGGCATTATAAAGACCTTGGATCTAAAACGCCCTATCTATAAGGAAACGGCAGCCTATGGTCATTTCGGCCGCCCCGAATTCTCGTGGGAAAAAACCGACAAGGCAGAAGCCTTAAAAAAGGCAATTAAATGA
- a CDS encoding hexokinase family protein translates to MKVIDDFFKRNNFDYKIDIEYASSILLEDMKKGLESNFETASSMDMIPLWKNLPDSVPKDKKVIIIDAGGTNFRAGLVYFDKKGVPEIISFFKHPMPAIDREMTNEEFFDSIAEYLEPLRDEAEVISFCFSYAVKIFPDGGGQAIKLSKEIKLPHIADCKINEGLLQALSRKNWTRVKKVIMVNDTAAVLQSGIFSETNEQRFDSHVGIVLGTGLNSAYIEYDKIEKLKDTEFYNKPQIIVCESGKSNKIPQSKFDKNLSENSNLKNEYFLERMCSGRYLGELCSIALRTGAAEGIFSPRANKMLLNSRNFSSEEISLFLKEQNHKKNIFSDIIDSGAVSADYVKIYFICKCVFERAARLSAAVIGAACIKTGKGKSPDRPICVSADGSMFLKGFLIKERIFKSLHTCLTEKKGIYFVLKTNDDAVTLGTALAAFLN, encoded by the coding sequence ATGAAAGTAATTGACGATTTTTTTAAAAGAAATAACTTTGATTATAAAATCGATATTGAATATGCATCTTCAATCCTTTTGGAAGATATGAAAAAAGGATTGGAGAGCAATTTTGAAACTGCCTCTTCCATGGACATGATTCCCTTATGGAAAAATCTTCCCGACAGTGTTCCAAAGGATAAAAAGGTTATTATAATAGATGCCGGAGGAACTAATTTTAGAGCAGGACTGGTATATTTTGATAAAAAAGGCGTACCTGAGATTATTTCTTTTTTTAAACATCCCATGCCGGCCATTGACAGGGAAATGACTAATGAGGAATTTTTTGACAGCATCGCAGAATACTTAGAGCCTCTAAGGGATGAGGCTGAAGTAATTTCTTTTTGCTTTTCCTATGCCGTAAAAATTTTTCCCGACGGAGGCGGCCAGGCTATTAAACTTTCCAAAGAAATAAAATTGCCCCATATCGCTGATTGCAAAATAAACGAAGGACTCTTGCAGGCTCTTTCGCGGAAAAATTGGACAAGGGTAAAGAAAGTTATAATGGTAAACGATACGGCTGCAGTTCTTCAATCGGGAATATTTTCAGAAACCAATGAGCAGAGATTCGATTCCCATGTAGGGATTGTTTTAGGAACAGGCCTAAATTCTGCATATATCGAGTATGATAAAATTGAAAAACTAAAGGATACCGAATTTTATAATAAACCTCAAATAATCGTATGCGAGTCGGGAAAGAGTAATAAGATTCCGCAAAGTAAATTCGATAAAAACCTCTCTGAAAATTCCAATTTAAAGAACGAGTATTTTTTGGAGAGAATGTGTTCAGGCCGTTATCTTGGAGAGCTTTGCTCCATCGCTTTAAGGACGGGGGCTGCCGAAGGTATTTTTTCGCCGCGTGCCAACAAGATGCTTTTAAATTCGCGGAATTTTTCAAGTGAGGAAATTTCCTTATTTTTAAAAGAACAAAATCACAAAAAAAATATCTTTTCCGATATAATCGATTCCGGGGCGGTTTCGGCTGACTATGTTAAAATCTATTTTATATGTAAATGCGTTTTTGAGAGGGCTGCAAGGCTTTCGGCTGCCGTAATTGGCGCTGCCTGTATAAAGACGGGAAAGGGTAAATCGCCGGATAGGCCTATCTGTGTAAGTGCCGACGGCTCGATGTTTTTAAAAGGCTTTTTGATTAAAGAAAGAATTTTTAAGAGTTTACACACCTGTTTAACCGAAAAAAAGGGCATTTACTTTGTGCTCAAAACAAATGATGATGCTGTAACCTTGGGTACGGCTCTTGCAGCTTTTTTAAATTAA
- the yedE gene encoding YedE family putative selenium transporter, protein MKKHLMVIVTGAVIGIAALVLVRFGNPGNMGFCIACFLRDIAGALKLHNAGVVQYMRPEVIGLVIGAFVLAVAKKEFKPRGGSAAFTRFTLGFFVMIGALVFLGCPLRMFLRLGAGDLNAIFGLIGFVVGIVIGIFFLNKNFSLNRAYNQSKQEGVIPIIFMIVFFILLVAFPSVLAFSEKGPGSMKAPIFLALAIGLVVGGLAQRSRMCTAGGIRDAIMLKDFHLLWGSLTVLVTVLVGSFILGKFNLGFAGQPVAHTDGLWNALGMVLVGWASVLLGGCPLRQLILTGEGNSDSAVTVVGLIAGAAFAHNFGLASSPKGPTSAGMIAVVVGLILTAFVSIYYSLKNK, encoded by the coding sequence ATGAAAAAACATCTCATGGTAATTGTAACGGGAGCTGTTATAGGTATTGCCGCTCTTGTATTGGTAAGGTTTGGAAACCCTGGGAACATGGGTTTTTGTATTGCTTGTTTTTTGCGTGACATTGCCGGAGCATTGAAACTGCACAATGCCGGTGTTGTTCAGTACATGAGGCCTGAGGTAATAGGTCTTGTTATCGGTGCCTTTGTGCTGGCTGTTGCAAAAAAAGAATTTAAGCCTAGAGGCGGTTCTGCTGCCTTTACACGATTTACCCTCGGTTTCTTTGTTATGATCGGAGCCTTGGTATTTTTGGGCTGCCCCTTGAGAATGTTTTTACGCTTGGGTGCGGGAGATTTAAATGCGATTTTCGGTTTAATCGGTTTTGTTGTAGGAATCGTAATCGGTATCTTCTTCTTGAACAAGAATTTCTCGCTTAACAGGGCTTATAATCAGTCAAAGCAGGAAGGTGTAATTCCCATAATCTTTATGATCGTTTTCTTTATTCTTTTGGTTGCCTTCCCCTCAGTTCTTGCTTTCAGCGAAAAAGGCCCCGGCTCTATGAAGGCTCCGATCTTCTTGGCCTTGGCTATAGGTCTTGTTGTAGGCGGTCTTGCTCAAAGAAGCAGAATGTGTACGGCAGGCGGTATCCGCGATGCAATCATGCTTAAAGATTTCCACCTCTTGTGGGGAAGCCTTACTGTTCTTGTAACCGTATTGGTTGGTTCTTTCATTTTAGGCAAATTCAACCTAGGTTTTGCAGGTCAGCCTGTTGCTCATACAGACGGCTTGTGGAATGCCCTCGGAATGGTTTTGGTAGGCTGGGCAAGCGTTCTCTTAGGCGGATGTCCTTTAAGACAGCTTATCCTAACAGGCGAAGGAAACAGCGACTCGGCAGTTACGGTTGTAGGCCTTATAGCAGGAGCTGCCTTTGCTCATAACTTCGGCCTTGCTTCTTCTCCCAAAGGACCGACAAGTGCCGGTATGATAGCTGTTGTTGTAGGTTTGATTCTTACAGCCTTTGTAAGTATCTATTATTCTTTGAAGAATAAATAA
- a CDS encoding sulfurtransferase TusA family protein — MSDIIVDARGLACPEPVVLTKKALAANSAFVVLVDNETSKENIKRFCDNSKAQTKIEPTDDGWKIAVSK, encoded by the coding sequence ATGTCTGATATTATTGTAGATGCTCGAGGACTTGCTTGTCCTGAGCCGGTTGTTTTAACTAAAAAAGCTCTTGCTGCAAATTCTGCATTTGTTGTATTGGTTGATAACGAAACATCAAAAGAAAATATAAAACGCTTTTGCGATAATTCGAAGGCTCAAACAAAGATTGAACCTACTGATGACGGCTGGAAAATAGCCGTGTCAAAATAA
- a CDS encoding DUF3343 domain-containing protein, translated as MKEYLITFHTHYDSLVCMRAVNKTDSAASGELTAKLIPVPRSVSSSCGTALKLIFKEGASFDKDYFSQFDYDSFYFLGEDGKYVEV; from the coding sequence ATGAAAGAGTATTTAATTACCTTTCATACGCATTACGATTCTCTTGTCTGCATGAGGGCTGTCAACAAAACTGATAGTGCTGCGTCAGGAGAATTGACTGCAAAATTGATTCCCGTGCCGCGCTCGGTAAGTTCAAGCTGCGGCACTGCATTAAAATTAATTTTTAAAGAAGGTGCTTCCTTTGATAAGGATTATTTTAGTCAATTTGATTACGACTCTTTTTATTTTTTAGGTGAAGACGGTAAGTACGTTGAAGTGTGA
- a CDS encoding FMN-binding protein — translation MKMSKKVRAIVLFASALLVFAFASEPNIILYGTAKVKGSPSAGPHFEYGYSVCIDVEIDAQGKIIKVSDDEKNTDASIEADISGSAGTNKIYWKKFLADKGFDKYKNKTLNDVKKINVGIPGKAGPDVVGGASASSLAVKMAVLHALTLDASIKELETYKNPENYKKAEQKKLEKIITEGKDLLESLETYQEIENAIEELKHKLDALKTK, via the coding sequence ATGAAGATGAGTAAAAAGGTAAGAGCTATAGTATTATTTGCATCGGCTCTTTTGGTATTTGCTTTTGCCTCAGAACCGAATATAATACTTTATGGTACAGCAAAGGTAAAAGGCTCGCCCTCAGCCGGCCCTCATTTTGAATACGGATATTCCGTATGTATCGACGTAGAAATTGATGCCCAAGGCAAAATCATCAAAGTAAGCGATGATGAAAAAAATACCGATGCATCAATAGAAGCGGATATTAGCGGAAGCGCAGGAACAAACAAAATCTATTGGAAAAAGTTTTTAGCAGACAAAGGTTTTGATAAATATAAGAACAAAACCTTAAATGATGTAAAAAAAATAAATGTAGGCATTCCCGGAAAAGCAGGCCCCGATGTTGTCGGAGGAGCATCAGCATCTTCTCTGGCTGTAAAAATGGCGGTTCTTCATGCCTTAACGCTGGACGCTTCAATAAAAGAGCTTGAAACATATAAAAATCCCGAAAACTACAAAAAGGCTGAACAAAAAAAGCTGGAAAAAATCATTACTGAAGGAAAAGATCTTCTTGAAAGTTTAGAAACTTATCAGGAAATAGAAAACGCCATCGAAGAATTAAAACACAAATTAGATGCATTAAAAACAAAGTAA
- the selD gene encoding selenide, water dikinase SelD produces the protein MSCSFINENFDLLKAAKNPGUGAKLSAGALDKLLKHFSVRNDDNLLVGFNTSDDAAVYKINDETALISTIDFFPPVSGDPYMFGQIAAANSLSDIYAMGGEPKLALNLFCITKDMPEDMIKEILRGGFDKVYEAGAIVCGGHTIYDDSPKYGLAVNGFVHPKKILENSTAKEGDVLILTKPIGTGVLLTASKADMSPPEELDRCYKIMAFLNAKARDIMVKYRINACTDITGFGLLGHLYEMGKGSGMSIEIDYKSIPIYESVIESAQMGFLPAGVYTNRTFVGDNVAFENVPLAYQDLMFDPQTSGGLLISVDKEDAAALYDELSRAMADTPCGKPAIIGLVTKRDDKILRVS, from the coding sequence ATGAGCTGTTCATTTATTAATGAAAATTTCGATTTATTAAAAGCTGCAAAGAATCCTGGCTGAGGTGCAAAACTGAGTGCGGGTGCACTCGATAAACTTTTAAAACATTTTTCCGTAAGGAATGACGATAATTTACTCGTAGGTTTTAATACTTCCGATGATGCCGCCGTATATAAGATAAATGACGAAACGGCTCTTATTTCTACCATAGATTTTTTTCCGCCTGTTTCGGGTGATCCCTACATGTTCGGACAAATTGCCGCCGCAAATTCTTTAAGCGATATTTACGCGATGGGCGGTGAGCCCAAGCTGGCACTAAATCTTTTTTGTATAACCAAGGATATGCCTGAGGACATGATAAAAGAAATTTTACGCGGAGGCTTTGACAAGGTTTATGAGGCCGGGGCCATTGTCTGCGGCGGGCATACAATCTATGACGATTCGCCTAAATACGGTTTGGCTGTAAACGGCTTTGTTCACCCAAAAAAGATTTTGGAAAATTCGACTGCAAAGGAAGGCGATGTTTTAATTTTAACAAAGCCGATAGGAACGGGTGTATTGCTTACGGCTTCAAAGGCCGATATGTCGCCGCCCGAGGAGCTTGACCGCTGTTATAAGATTATGGCTTTTTTAAATGCTAAGGCCCGCGACATCATGGTAAAATATAGGATAAACGCCTGTACCGATATTACAGGCTTCGGCCTACTCGGTCATCTTTACGAGATGGGGAAGGGGAGCGGTATGAGCATTGAGATAGATTATAAATCCATTCCTATTTATGAGTCTGTTATTGAAAGTGCTCAAATGGGATTTTTACCTGCCGGAGTTTATACCAATAGGACTTTTGTAGGGGACAATGTTGCCTTTGAAAATGTCCCCCTTGCCTACCAAGACCTGATGTTCGATCCTCAAACTTCGGGCGGGCTTTTAATTTCGGTAGACAAGGAAGATGCCGCGGCTCTTTACGATGAGCTGTCACGAGCTATGGCAGACACTCCTTGCGGAAAGCCTGCCATCATAGGTCTTGTGACCAAGCGTGATGATAAAATCCTTAGAGTGAGTTAG